Proteins from a genomic interval of Benincasa hispida cultivar B227 chromosome 7, ASM972705v1, whole genome shotgun sequence:
- the LOC120082204 gene encoding uncharacterized protein LOC120082204 codes for MNHCAILSNAFSGHEEMRTSLPCPISDLRDQLVCPKPRRLTNHLNVAVNGHADTSLRWNLSHQVEQIDMAAGPDLLDFLLTKGGRSVDQSFTQLASSPPFLCGSPPSRVANPLIQDARFGEEKFIPFAPIASPSGQLSPSTSSRKGGRVRASFGNKPTVRIEGFDCLDRDRQNCSIPAFA; via the exons ATGAATCACTGCGCCATTCTGTCAAACGCCTTCTCGGGCCACGAGGAGATGAGAACCTCTCTTCCCTGTCCCATTTCTGACTTAAGAGATCAACTTGTTTGCCCTAAACCACGCCGTCTCACCAATCATCTCAACGTCGCCGTCAACGGCCACGCCGATACCTCCCTCCGGTGGAATCTAAG TCACCAAGTTGAACAAATTGACATGGCAGCCGGACCGGATCTGCTAGACTTCCTCTTGACTAAG GGTGGTCGCAGCGTGGACCAATCGTTTACGCAGTTGGCTTCGTCGCCCCCTTTTTTATGTGGGTCTCCGCCGAGCAGAGTAGCCAACCCGTTGATTCAGGACGCACGATTTGGGGAAGAAAAATTCATCCCCTTTGCTCCGATTGCTTCACCGTCAGGTCAGTTGTCGCCGTCTACATCCTCTAGGAAAGGAGGGCGTGTAAGGGCGAGTTTTGGGAACAAACCAACGGTGAGGATAGAGGGTTTCGATTGCCTTGACCGGGATAGACAAAATTGCAGCATCCCTGCTTTCGCCTAG
- the LOC120082077 gene encoding zinc finger protein CONSTANS-LIKE 16-like encodes MTMRKSVEKTVEGGKTARACDSCISKRARWYCAADDAFLCQACDASVHSANSLARRHERVRLQTASFRPSSDNSSAASWHQGFTKKPRSPRMGKTAPARKPFAQVPEVSAKEETEDQEQLLLHRVPVLGADSKDGNLASFVGGKESSNGYLSYDMDPAEFAADVESLLGNSLDNECFDMEELGLAASKEHSMTNDDYSLNSRELIKIEPDEIEELTPMLSAEADTMREPFELNFMDFGSNPTTCSEEDKVMMEVRALVKNGELEMEETNIVENKKKVSLSLDSEAVIIAWGSRGTPWTSGDRPNLDLDYYWPDYMGVCESDCYYQTYGELGGRIGRQAVAGVEGEREARVSRYREKRRTRLFAKKIRYEVRKLNAEKRPRMKGRFVKRSSCFPPPPLPLFN; translated from the exons ATGACGATGAGGAAAAGTGTGGAGAAAACAGTAGAGGGAGGTAAAACCGCCAGAGCCTGTGATAGCTGTATCAGCAAGCGGGCTCGGTGGTACTGTGCTGCCGATGATGCTTTTCTGTGCCAAGCTTGTGATGCTTCAGTTCACTCTGCCAATTCCTTGGCTCGTAGGCACGAGCGAGTTCGTCTTCAAACTGCCTCTTTCAGACCCTCTTCAGACAACTCCTCTGCTGCCTCATGGCACCAGGGCTTCACCAAAAAGCCACGGTCGCCTCGAATGGGAAAGACTGCTCCGGCAAGGAAGCCATTTGCTCAGGTTCCGGAGGTGAGTGCTAAAGAAGAAACTGAAGATCAAGAACAGCTTCTCCTTCATAGAGTTCCTGTATTGGGAGCCGATTCAAAAGATGGTAATTTGGCTAGTTTTGTTGGGGGAAAAGAAAGTTCAAATGGGTATCTCTCGTACGATATGGATCCTGCTGAATTCGCAGCTGATGTTGAGAGTTTGTTGGGGAACTCGCTTGATAATGAGTGCTTTGATATGGAAGAACTGGGGCTAGCAGCTTCCAAAGAGCACTCAATGACTAATGATGATTATTCTTTAAACAGCCGCGAACTTATTAAGATTGAACCAGATGAGATAGAGGAATTAACTCCGATGCTCAGCGCAGAAGCCGATACAATGAGGGAGCCATTTGAGCTGAACTTTATGGACTTCGGCAGCAATCCAACGACGTGCAGTGAGGAAGACAAGGTGATGATGGAAGTCAGGGCATTGGTGAAGAACGGTGAACTTGAGATGGAAGAGACGAATAttgttgaaaacaaaaagaaagtaTCATTGAGTTTGGATAGTGAAGCAGTGATAATAGCTTGGGGGAGCAGAGGAACTCCATGGACGTCCGGTGATCGACCGAATCTCGACCTCGATTATTACTGGCCGGACTACATG GGTGTGTGTGAGAGTGATTGTTATTATCAAACTTACGGGGAGCTTGGCGGCAGAATTGGCCGACAGGCGGTGGCCGGAGTCGAAGGAGAGAGAGAAGCACGAGTATCGAGATATAGAGAGAAGAGAAGGACGAGATTATTTGCAAAGAAAATAAGATATGAAGTTCGAAAATTGAATGCAGAGAAGAGACCGAGAATGAAAGGAAGGTTTGTGAAGAGATCCTCTTGCTTTCCACCACCACCTTTGCCtttgtttaattaa
- the LOC120081663 gene encoding ribulose bisphosphate carboxylase small chain, chloroplastic-like: protein MASSIVSSAAVASVNRASPAQASMVAPFTGLKSAAAFPITRKNNDITTLASNGGRVQCMKVWPPLGLKKFETLSYLPDLDEAQLAKEVEYLLRKGWVPCLEFDIHDGFVYRENHRSPGYYDGRYWTMWKLPMFGCTDAAQVIKEINEAKKEYPDAFIRVIGFDNVRQVQCISFIVYKPPKFYSS from the exons ATGGCTTCCTCCATTGTCTCATCCGCCGCTGTTGCCTCTGTGAACAGAGCCTCCCCTGCTCAAGCTAGCATGGTAGCACCCTTCACTGGCCTCAAATCCGCCGCTGCCTTCCCTATCACTCGCAAGAACAACGACATCACCACTTTGGCCAGCAATGGTGGAAGAGTTCAGTGCATGAag GTGTGGCCACCACTTGGATTGAAGAAGTTCGAGACTCTGTCTTACCTGCCTGATCTGGATGAAGCCCAATTGGCTAAGGAAGTAGAGTACCTTCTGAGGAAGGGATGGGTTCCTTGCCTTGAATTTGACATCCAT GATGGATTCGTGTACCGTGAGAACCACAGGTCACCAGGATACTACGATGGACGCTACTGGACCATGTGGAAGCTGCCTATGTTTGGTTGCACTGATGCGGCTCAGGTGATTAAGGAGATCAACGAAGCTAAGAAGGAATACCCCGACGCATTCATCAGGGTTATTGGTTTCGACAACGTGCGTCAAGtccagtgcatcagtttcatcgTCTACAAGCCCCCCAAATTCTACTCTAGCTAG
- the LOC120082012 gene encoding LOB domain-containing protein 40-like → MRMSCNGCRILRKGCSDDCIIRPCLQWIPSADSQANATIFLAKFYGRAGLFNLISAAAQPLRPAIFKSLLYEACGRMVNPVYGSVGLLYSGDWERCQAAVDAVLNGSMNVEPDVPPSNNGNLSLKCCDIRHVCNEPNLAASGELLKVKARSRFKKPDNRTKLKIGPAPDLGIGSSFEGSSRVLSNGNRVEKVNVELELTLKSAQ, encoded by the exons atgagaATGAGTTGCAATGGGTGTCGTATTCTTCGTAAAGGATGTAGCGATGACTGTATAATTAGACCTTGTCTTCAATGGATACCCTCCGCTGATTCTCAAGCCAACGCCACCATTTTTCTCGCCAAATTTTACGGCCGCGCCGGCCTCTTCAACCTCATCTCCGCCGCCGCCCAACCCCTCCGCCCTG cCATTTTCAAGTCGTTGCTGTACGAGGCGTGTGGTCGGATGGTGAATCCTGTGTACGGTTCTGTCGGTTTGCTCTACTCCGGCGACTGGGAACGGTGTCAGGCCGCCGTCGACGCCGTGTTGAACGGATCCATGAACGTCGAACCCGATGTGCCGCCGTCAAACAACGGTAACCTTTCCCTCAAATGCTGCGACATTCGCCATGTTTGTAACGAACCCAATTTGGCTGCTTCCGGCGAGCTTCTCAAGGTCAAGGCTCGGAGCCGGTTCAAGAAGCCTGACAACCGGACCAAACTCAAAATCGGACCGGCTCCTGACTTGGGAATTGGGTCTAGTTTTGAGGGATCGAGCCGGGTTCTGAGCAATGGAAACCGGGTTGAGAAAGTGAACGTTGAGCTGGAATTGACTCTTAAATCGGCTCagtaa
- the LOC120082078 gene encoding homocysteine S-methyltransferase 1, with translation MVMKKATTLLDDLLQNAGGCAVIDGGFATQLEKHGAVINDPLWSAVCLINDPDLIKKVHLEYLKAGADILVSSSYQATIPGFISKGLSVEEGELLLEKSVKLAIEARDGFWDSVKSIPGHKYHRALVAASIGSYGAYLADGSEYSGHYGPDVNVDKLKDFHRRRLQILVDASPDLLAFETIPNKLEAQACVELLEEENIQIPSWICFSSIDGENAPSGESFEKCLHAINKSDKVNAVGINCTPPHFIEALITKFKELTNKHIVVYPNSGEVWDGRSKKWLPSNCFGDDKFESFSSRWRNLGATFIGGCCRTTPSTIRAISKVLKESSH, from the exons ATGGTGATGAAGAAGGCGACCACATTGTTGGATGATCTATTACAGAACGCTGGAGGTTGTGCGGTGATTGATGGAGGTTTCGCCACGCAACTTGAGAAACACGGCGCTGTCATTAACGATCCACTTTGGAGTGCTGTTTGCCTCATTAATGATCCTGACCTAATCAAGAAG GTCCATTTGGAGTACTTAAAGGCTGGAGCAGATATTTTGGTTTCTTCATCTTATCAG GCCACCATTCCTGGGTTTATATCAAAGGGGCTGTCCGTGGAAGAAGGGGAATTGCTTTTAGAAAAGAGTGTTAAATTGGCCATTGAAGCTCGTGATGGTTTCTGGGATTCTGTGAAGAGTATCCCAGGGCATAAGTACCATAGGGCTTTGGTTGCAGCATCCATTGGAAGCTATGGTGCCTATCTTGCTGATGGCTCAGAGTATAG TGGGCATTATGGGCCAGATGTGAATGTGGATAAGCTGAAGGACTTTCATCGACGCAGATTGCAGATTCTTGTTGATGCAAGCCCAGATTTGCTTGCATTTGAGACTATTCCCAATAAACTCGAAGCCCAG GCCTGTGTGGAGTTGCTCGAAGAAGAAAACATCCAAATTCCATCTTGGATCTGCTTTAGCTCCATAGATGGTGAGAATGCACCATCTGGAGAGAGCTTCGAGAAGTGCCTCCATGCAATTAATAAAAGTGACAAAGTAAATGCAGTAGGCATAAACTGTACACCTCCTCATTTTATCGAAGCCCTCATTACAAAGTTCAAAGAG TTAACAAACAAGCACATTGTTGTCTATCCCAATAGTGGCGAGGTATGGGATGGCAGATCCAAGAAATGGCTG CCATCAAATTGTTTTGGTGATGACAAATTCGAATCATTTAGTTCAAGATGGCGCAATTTGGGAGCAACATTCATTGGAGGCTGTTGTCGTACAACACCGTCTACCATCCGAGCTATATCAAAGGTTTTGAAAGAAAGCTCTCATTAG